From a single Miscanthus floridulus cultivar M001 chromosome 8, ASM1932011v1, whole genome shotgun sequence genomic region:
- the LOC136477578 gene encoding MADS-box transcription factor 27-like translates to MGRGKIVIRRIDNSTSRQVTFSKRRNGIFKKAKELAILCDAEVGLMIFSSTGRLYEYSSTSMKSVIDRYGKAKEEQQVVANPNSELKFWQREAASLTQQLHNLQENYWQLMGEDLSGLNVKELQSLENQLETSLRGVRAKKDHLLIDEIHELNRQASLFRQENTDLYNKINLVRQENVELHKKIYETEGTSGVNRESPTPLNFAVVETRDVPVQLGLSTLPQQDNIEPSTAPKLGLQLNP, encoded by the exons ATGGGGAGGGGAAAGATTGTGATCCGCAGGATCGACAACTCCACGAGCCGGCAGGTGACCTTCTCCAAGCGCCGGAACGGGATCTTCAAGAAAGCCAAGGAGCTCGCCATCCTCTGCGATGCGGAGGTCGGCCTCATGATCTTCTCCAGCACCGGCCGCCTCTACGAGTACTCTAGCACCAG CATGAAATCAGTTATAGATCGGTACGGCAAGGCCAAGGAAGAGCAGCAAGTCGTAGCAAATCCCAACTCGGAGCTTAAG TTTTGGCAAAGGGAGGCAGCAAGCTTGACACAACAACTGCACAACTTGCAAGAAAATTATTG GCAGTTGATGGGAGAGGATCTTTCTGGGCTGAATGTTAAAGAACTGCAGTCCCTAGAGAATCAGTTGGAAACAAGCCTGCGTGGTGTCCGCGCAAAGAAG GACCATCTCTTGATAGATGAGATTCACGAATTGAATCGACAG GCAAGTTTATTTCGCCAAGAAAACACAGACTTGTACAATAAGATCAACCTGGTTCGCCAAGAAAATGTTGAGTTACATAAAAAG ATCTATGAGACTGAAGGAACAAGTGGAGTTAATCGAGAGTCACCGACTCCATTAAACTTTGCAGTAGTAGAAACCAGAGATGTTCCTGTGCAACTTGGACTCAGCACACTGCCACAACAGGATAACATTGAACCATCGACTGCTCCTAAGCTAGG ATTGCAACTAAATCCGTGA